One genomic window of Undibacterium cyanobacteriorum includes the following:
- a CDS encoding sensor histidine kinase → MFDELETLVTSLIDQIPIGIVVLDRDFRLRFINERHARNNKLSKSDQLGKRLVEYLPHAAPIIEPKLQFVLDHGIPLLNQEIISKQTLIDGSTLHRIASYYPWKNNKQETIGIIGIIEDSKCDPVTQKLLEESQYRLLRVLDNLFTFVGVLELDGTLTSANRAPLEAGGLTLEDVVGKKVWETYWFAHSKASQEQFQKDIEACLDGTIIRRDIQVQMAGGTLMWLDFMLAPLRDAEGRITHLIPSATDITQRHQSEEALQKSEELFRSIILSSDDAIITKTLRGEITAWNPAATRLLGYAEQDMIGTNIAKIFPPHRLHEEEELMTKIARGEHVPPFDTTRLRNDGSEVEVSVTISPLRDQEGQVIGACKLARDISVPNRQKRQLTQAVEDKTALLHEVHHRVKNNLQIVASLLNMQARKANPEVATAFAECQTRVRAMALVHQLLYESENMAEIDLGLYLSQLATLSRASYDDVRSQISIEFVPPLLPIKIDVQRAIPCGLIVSELILNAYKHAFQDGKPGHITVSLQNLGNTRFQLSVSDDGIGLPHNFSWQSRSGLGTQLVPMFAKQIHARFQHSSSAHGSRFFFDVPLQIEEHHYAQ, encoded by the coding sequence ATGTTTGATGAACTTGAAACCTTAGTCACCAGCCTGATCGACCAAATTCCGATCGGGATTGTGGTTTTGGATCGTGACTTCCGCTTACGTTTTATCAACGAGCGTCATGCACGCAATAACAAATTAAGTAAGTCAGATCAATTGGGGAAACGCTTAGTCGAATACTTACCACACGCTGCACCCATCATCGAACCCAAATTGCAGTTTGTATTGGACCATGGCATCCCCTTATTGAACCAAGAAATCATTAGCAAACAAACGCTCATTGACGGTTCTACTCTGCATCGCATCGCATCTTATTACCCGTGGAAAAACAACAAACAAGAAACCATAGGAATCATCGGTATTATCGAAGATTCCAAATGCGATCCGGTCACGCAAAAGCTCCTTGAAGAGAGTCAATACCGACTCCTTCGCGTACTCGACAATCTGTTCACTTTTGTTGGGGTCCTTGAACTCGACGGCACTCTCACCAGCGCGAACCGAGCCCCGCTCGAGGCGGGCGGTCTCACATTGGAAGATGTGGTTGGAAAAAAAGTTTGGGAGACCTATTGGTTTGCGCACAGCAAGGCATCACAAGAGCAATTTCAAAAAGATATCGAGGCTTGCCTTGACGGCACCATTATACGGAGGGATATCCAAGTACAAATGGCAGGCGGAACGCTGATGTGGCTTGACTTTATGTTAGCCCCGCTGCGTGATGCCGAAGGTCGTATCACTCACCTCATCCCTTCAGCCACTGACATTACACAACGCCACCAGAGTGAGGAAGCACTGCAAAAATCAGAGGAGTTATTTAGATCGATTATTTTGTCATCTGATGACGCCATCATCACCAAGACTCTCAGAGGTGAAATCACGGCGTGGAATCCCGCTGCAACGCGTCTGCTTGGCTATGCCGAACAAGACATGATAGGGACCAACATCGCCAAAATATTTCCCCCGCATCGACTGCATGAGGAAGAAGAACTCATGACCAAGATCGCGCGCGGGGAACATGTACCGCCATTCGATACCACGCGTTTGCGCAATGATGGGAGCGAAGTAGAAGTATCAGTCACGATTTCCCCATTACGCGATCAGGAAGGCCAAGTTATTGGCGCCTGTAAATTAGCGCGCGACATCAGCGTACCTAATCGGCAAAAACGACAACTCACACAAGCAGTCGAAGACAAGACCGCGCTCCTGCATGAAGTCCACCATCGAGTGAAGAATAATCTGCAAATCGTTGCAAGTTTATTGAATATGCAAGCGCGAAAAGCCAATCCAGAAGTCGCGACTGCATTTGCTGAGTGCCAGACCCGCGTGCGTGCCATGGCCTTGGTACATCAGCTCTTGTATGAATCAGAGAACATGGCGGAAATTGATCTCGGCCTATATCTCTCGCAGCTCGCGACCTTATCGCGAGCCAGCTATGATGATGTAAGAAGTCAGATCTCTATCGAATTCGTACCGCCGCTTTTGCCCATTAAAATCGATGTACAGCGCGCCATCCCTTGCGGTTTGATTGTGTCGGAATTGATTTTGAATGCCTACAAGCATGCTTTCCAAGATGGCAAACCCGGCCACATTACTGTCAGCCTACAAAATCTTGGCAACACACGTTTCCAACTTAGCGTCAGTGACGATGGAATTGGACTACCTCACAATTTCAGTTGGCAGAGCCGATCTGGTTTGGGCACTCAACTCGTACCTATGTTTGCCAAACAAATCCATGCGCGCTTTCAACATTCAAGCTCAGCCCATGGTTCCCGTTTCTTTTTCGACGTCCCACTCCAGATAGAGGAGCATCATTATGCTCAGTGA
- the tuf gene encoding elongation factor Tu, giving the protein MAKGKFERTKPHVNVGTIGHVDHGKTTLTAAIATVLSAKFGGEAKKYDEIDAAPEEKARGITINTAHVEYETATRHYAHVDCPGHADYVKNMITGAAQMDGAILVCSAADGPMPQTREHILLARQVGVPYIIVFLNKCDMVDDAELLELVEMEVRELLSKYEFPGDDLPIIQGSAKLALEGDKGNLGEEAIMRLADALDNYIPTPERAVDGTFLLPVEDVFSISGRGTVVTGRVERGIIKVGEEIEIVGIKDTVKTTCTGVEMFRKLLDQGQAGDNVGVLLRGTKREDIQRGQVLAKPGSIKPHSHFTGEIYVLSKDEGGRHTPFFNNYRPQFYFRTTDVTGSIELPKDKEMVMPGDNVSITVKLINPIAMEEGLRFAIREGGRTVGAGVVAKIIE; this is encoded by the coding sequence ATGGCAAAAGGTAAGTTTGAACGCACCAAGCCGCACGTTAACGTCGGTACAATCGGTCACGTTGATCACGGTAAAACTACATTGACAGCAGCGATCGCGACAGTATTGTCTGCGAAATTCGGTGGTGAAGCGAAGAAATACGACGAAATCGACGCAGCTCCAGAAGAAAAAGCACGTGGTATTACAATTAACACAGCGCACGTTGAGTACGAAACAGCAACACGTCACTACGCTCACGTTGACTGCCCAGGCCATGCTGACTATGTTAAAAACATGATTACTGGTGCAGCGCAGATGGACGGCGCGATCTTGGTTTGCTCCGCAGCTGACGGCCCAATGCCACAAACACGTGAGCACATCTTGTTGGCTCGCCAAGTTGGTGTTCCATACATCATCGTGTTCTTGAATAAATGCGATATGGTTGATGACGCTGAGTTGTTGGAATTGGTTGAAATGGAAGTTCGTGAATTGTTGTCCAAGTACGAATTCCCAGGCGACGATTTGCCAATCATCCAAGGTTCTGCAAAATTGGCATTGGAAGGCGACAAAGGTAATTTGGGTGAAGAAGCGATCATGCGTTTGGCAGATGCTTTGGATAACTACATCCCAACACCAGAGCGCGCAGTTGACGGTACATTCTTGTTGCCAGTAGAAGACGTGTTCTCTATTTCTGGTCGCGGTACAGTTGTTACTGGTCGTGTTGAGCGCGGTATCATCAAGGTCGGCGAAGAGATCGAAATCGTTGGTATTAAAGACACAGTAAAAACAACATGTACTGGTGTTGAAATGTTCCGTAAATTGCTCGACCAAGGTCAAGCTGGTGACAACGTTGGTGTGTTGTTGCGCGGTACAAAACGTGAAGATATCCAACGTGGTCAAGTTTTGGCGAAACCAGGTTCGATCAAGCCACACAGCCACTTCACAGGCGAGATCTACGTATTGTCCAAGGATGAAGGTGGTCGTCACACACCATTCTTCAACAACTACCGTCCACAGTTCTACTTCCGTACAACGGACGTAACTGGTTCGATCGAGTTGCCGAAGGATAAAGAAATGGTGATGCCAGGTGATAACGTTTCTATCACTGTTAAGTTGATCAACCCGATCGCGATGGAAGAAGGTTTGCGTTTCGCGATTCGTGAAGGTGGTCGTACTGTTGGTGCGGGCGTTGTTGCTAAGATCATCGAGTAA
- a CDS encoding cache domain-containing protein, producing the protein MKLPYCSFLPPLLLCFGLTAANTALAVERSDTKEALFLIQKAQEYIKLHGLEKAIVEFNRLDSPFNVKSDINPKGDLYLYTLDPKGYQSVHGKNPKIRGKVMIEMRDIDGVPLISNMVKICFESKEGKGWTRYRWPNPITKEVEPKQGYVERIPDMDVCLGTGIYK; encoded by the coding sequence ATGAAATTGCCATATTGTTCTTTCTTACCCCCGCTACTCCTCTGCTTTGGTTTGACCGCTGCGAACACAGCTTTAGCAGTCGAAAGAAGCGACACTAAAGAAGCCCTATTCTTAATTCAAAAAGCGCAAGAATACATTAAGCTTCATGGGCTTGAAAAAGCCATCGTTGAATTCAACAGACTTGACTCGCCGTTCAATGTGAAGAGTGATATCAACCCCAAAGGCGATCTTTATTTGTACACCTTAGATCCCAAAGGCTATCAATCTGTGCACGGCAAAAATCCAAAGATTCGTGGCAAAGTGATGATAGAAATGCGCGACATTGATGGCGTCCCTTTGATTTCAAATATGGTCAAAATTTGTTTTGAGTCGAAAGAAGGTAAAGGTTGGACCCGCTACCGTTGGCCTAACCCGATCACCAAGGAAGTCGAACCCAAACAAGGCTATGTCGAACGTATACCTGATATGGATGTTTGCCTCGGCACGGGCATTTATAAATAA
- a CDS encoding substrate-binding periplasmic protein translates to MEVRSGDKDAVVKIALFGQEILDRDGRPTKETQGVKRFLDYFRREAKIDFSFQRLPWRRAQAMTLEGKGIIWEFSKNKERLLSYRFSEPVMSSKIWAIAYGEPHLKLDHINDLRGKTVAVERGVSHGMEFDDAAGKLFRVDEDTASAAARFRKLMAKRSDVLLWGLVQFDKPQDLINYLHQMYIPSLQDSSLNGVKFYTSSKPLFLDTIHFASKKGSYEEVMQRLDVAIRRGLASGELLQILREM, encoded by the coding sequence ATGGAAGTTCGATCGGGCGACAAAGATGCTGTCGTCAAGATTGCACTTTTTGGTCAAGAAATTTTAGATCGCGACGGCCGGCCAACCAAAGAGACACAGGGTGTAAAGCGTTTTCTCGACTACTTTCGCCGCGAAGCAAAAATTGATTTTTCCTTTCAACGTTTGCCTTGGCGTCGTGCACAGGCGATGACCTTAGAAGGTAAAGGGATCATCTGGGAATTCTCTAAGAACAAAGAGCGCCTGCTCTCCTACCGTTTTTCTGAGCCTGTAATGAGTTCTAAGATTTGGGCGATTGCTTACGGTGAGCCACATCTGAAACTAGATCATATCAATGACTTGCGTGGCAAAACCGTGGCTGTAGAGCGCGGTGTTAGTCACGGAATGGAATTTGATGACGCGGCCGGCAAGTTATTTCGTGTTGATGAAGATACGGCGTCAGCAGCGGCGCGTTTCCGTAAATTGATGGCGAAGCGTTCGGACGTCTTGTTGTGGGGCTTAGTGCAGTTCGATAAGCCACAGGACTTAATTAATTATCTGCATCAGATGTATATTCCGAGCTTGCAAGATAGTAGCTTAAATGGCGTGAAATTTTATACTTCAAGTAAGCCCCTGTTTTTGGATACGATACACTTCGCCAGTAAGAAGGGCAGCTATGAAGAAGTGATGCAGAGACTTGATGTAGCGATTCGACGCGGGCTAGCATCGGGCGAGTTGCTTCAAATACTGCGTGAGATGTAA
- a CDS encoding ATP-binding protein, with the protein MRRSPHQAETSARTTLLISLFVCLTSVAIIAQSMWAIEQDRRLTVNAEYEHGLIAVRLLDEHATQTIREGERNLDSVINAIQVAGKDQAISNQLIRAILTKAQPFNSVMKALQFVNPEGEAWVSSIDYPAYQTDADDRTYIPYLLKHQEETKVIIGKPFQRFYDAELVMPIAKNVFDESGKYLGIISTDISVAYFNNVYQRVAKDSAAMVSLFTSDGVIIVRFPLNPEQIGQDLSKSPMIQNLKQRSTEGMFEDSHFLDEEHEINRLYTFRKIAGFSITAVFARDTETILSGWRERSKNRIIFTSLIIALLWSLSYFLWRQIRAVHRSSHHLQQSELAAKASEQKFTQLFEHSPVPLILIDMSEGTLIEANQKMLGMLNLSDNQVRHRKLTELELWVDQAEFELHMKRLGSEKQIENHEIQMKNPYGQIYICQISSRTINVNQRSLAIMSMVDISRLRQIESEIRELNNELEEKVHRRTQSLELTNQELELTLVKLKNMQDEVLRSEKMAALGYLVAGISHELNTPIGNSLMVASTMHDHVNELLSMIKEGQIKRSTLTDTLLQSAKAADILMRNLHRAAQLIHSFKQVAVDQSSDQYRIFDLKITIEEILLTIEPMYRRTQHEVIINIPEAIEMHAYPGALGQIITNTISNAVTHAFDGIEHGIITIVANLEPNRRVKLQIRDNGHGIAEEHLPRVFDPFFTTKLGHGGSGLGLNIVYNLATEVLGGSINIESAVDQGTTVVIELPLVAKGPQ; encoded by the coding sequence ATGCGCCGCTCACCCCATCAAGCCGAAACTTCAGCGCGAACAACGCTCCTCATTTCGCTCTTCGTATGCCTGACGAGTGTGGCGATTATTGCTCAGTCAATGTGGGCAATTGAACAGGACCGAAGACTCACCGTCAATGCAGAATACGAGCACGGTTTAATCGCCGTTCGGCTCTTAGATGAACATGCAACACAAACCATACGCGAAGGCGAACGCAACCTAGACTCCGTCATCAATGCGATCCAAGTGGCAGGGAAAGACCAAGCCATTTCGAATCAGTTAATCCGCGCCATCCTCACCAAAGCGCAACCCTTCAACAGCGTGATGAAGGCCTTGCAGTTTGTCAATCCAGAAGGCGAAGCGTGGGTCAGTTCAATCGACTATCCGGCATACCAAACTGATGCTGATGATCGCACTTACATTCCCTATTTACTGAAACACCAAGAGGAAACGAAGGTCATCATCGGCAAGCCATTTCAGCGATTCTATGACGCTGAATTAGTGATGCCCATTGCAAAGAACGTGTTCGATGAGTCAGGAAAATATCTCGGCATCATCAGCACCGATATTAGTGTTGCTTATTTCAATAACGTCTATCAACGCGTCGCGAAAGATAGCGCGGCCATGGTTTCGCTATTTACCAGCGATGGCGTCATCATTGTCCGCTTCCCATTAAATCCAGAACAAATTGGACAAGACCTTTCCAAGTCCCCAATGATTCAGAACTTGAAGCAACGCTCAACCGAGGGCATGTTCGAAGACAGCCACTTTTTAGACGAAGAGCATGAAATAAATCGACTCTACACTTTTCGTAAAATCGCCGGCTTCTCGATCACAGCGGTATTTGCTCGGGATACCGAGACTATTCTGTCAGGATGGCGCGAACGCAGCAAAAATCGCATCATCTTTACAAGCTTGATTATTGCATTACTTTGGAGCCTCTCCTACTTTCTATGGCGTCAAATCCGAGCGGTACATCGTTCGAGTCATCACTTACAACAGTCTGAACTTGCGGCCAAAGCCAGCGAACAAAAGTTCACTCAACTCTTTGAACACTCACCCGTCCCCTTGATTCTGATTGATATGAGTGAAGGCACTTTGATCGAGGCGAATCAGAAAATGCTGGGCATGCTCAACTTAAGCGACAATCAAGTCCGCCACCGGAAGCTGACGGAGCTCGAGTTGTGGGTAGATCAGGCTGAGTTTGAACTGCATATGAAGCGATTAGGCAGCGAAAAGCAAATTGAGAATCACGAAATTCAAATGAAGAATCCCTACGGACAAATCTACATTTGCCAAATTTCTTCGCGTACGATTAATGTAAATCAGCGTAGTCTCGCCATCATGTCCATGGTCGATATTAGCCGCTTACGCCAGATCGAATCAGAAATCCGCGAACTCAATAATGAATTAGAAGAAAAGGTACACCGTCGCACACAGAGCCTAGAGTTGACGAATCAAGAACTGGAACTGACGCTCGTAAAACTTAAGAACATGCAGGACGAAGTGCTGCGCTCTGAAAAAATGGCTGCACTTGGCTATTTGGTTGCGGGGATCTCACACGAGCTCAACACCCCCATCGGCAATAGTCTGATGGTCGCCAGTACAATGCATGACCATGTTAATGAGCTCCTGAGCATGATCAAAGAAGGACAAATCAAACGCTCAACGCTCACCGATACGCTACTGCAGAGTGCAAAGGCTGCCGATATTTTGATGCGCAATTTACATCGTGCGGCGCAATTGATTCATAGCTTTAAGCAAGTCGCTGTTGATCAATCAAGCGATCAATACCGAATCTTTGATCTGAAAATTACAATCGAGGAAATCTTGCTGACCATAGAGCCTATGTATCGTCGAACCCAACATGAAGTCATCATCAACATACCAGAAGCCATCGAAATGCACGCTTACCCTGGCGCACTTGGTCAGATCATTACTAACACGATTTCGAATGCTGTAACCCACGCATTTGATGGCATCGAGCACGGAATCATCACCATCGTGGCGAATTTAGAACCCAACCGCCGAGTCAAACTACAGATTCGCGACAATGGTCATGGCATCGCCGAAGAACACTTACCACGCGTATTTGATCCCTTCTTTACGACCAAACTTGGTCACGGTGGATCTGGACTTGGCCTCAATATCGTCTATAACCTCGCCACGGAGGTCTTAGGCGGTAGCATTAACATCGAAAGTGCAGTTGATCAGGGAACGACTGTGGTCATTGAACTGCCCTTGGTTGCCAAAGGGCCCCAATGA
- a CDS encoding two-component system response regulator, translated as MLSERILIVEDEPVVALDLQHTLEEMGHEVVSISECFEEAIESVINFNPSLVMMDIHLQGKIDGIEACSAIYHGWKIPVVFLTAYVDEKTVNRAAASRPFGYLMKPYHAKELYAALQVARSRHDSEAALARSEERLSIALEASELGIWEWESAIDNIKGDIQFERLCGGLLIPQNTKMESMLEAIHIEDRARVQSAFQRAGFFHVHFRAQRHTGNYAWIELYGNRRDRFDGSNVIVGAMRDISIRKDIENKLRQASVVYSTIAEGIMILDAGGRITSVNPAFRNLTGYELADIEGRIPEEFLIVRQENDPDYTSVAKTPNGTWSNEGICKCHDGRVFNALQQICVVRDDDGNAIQFVHTISDLSAIRATEKQLVYLAYHDSLTKLPNRRMFMDRLKHAMVAADRSQHYSALLFIDLDDFKTLNDTLGHDMGDLLLEEVARRLSAGVRECDTVARLGGDEFMVMLEQLGPDREQAIHYAERVARKLIARLDQEYQLGVHDYRCTPSVGATLFRGSEQNAEELIKQADIAMYQSKRGGRNQLSLFDPKMQQSVIKRASIEAELQRALERHELRLHYQVQVDVWRQAIGAEALLRWHHPSMGSVPPSDFIPIAEETGLILPIGHWVLKTACQQIQAWQASPKTAHLVLAVNVSVKQIRQKNFCSSLLGLIERFQIPPSLLKLEITESLLLDDVEETIKTMLELNRVGIRFSMDDFGAGYSSLQYLRRLPLEQLKIDRSFIQDLENSSSDRTIVRTIITMAQSLNIDVIAEGVETEAQRELLQSKGCIHYQGFLFGKPVDIEQFNRLLS; from the coding sequence ATGCTCAGTGAACGCATTCTCATTGTAGAAGACGAACCGGTCGTCGCACTAGACCTCCAGCACACTCTCGAAGAGATGGGACATGAGGTGGTTTCCATTAGCGAGTGTTTTGAAGAAGCCATTGAATCTGTGATCAACTTCAATCCTAGCTTGGTGATGATGGATATTCATCTGCAAGGCAAAATCGACGGCATCGAAGCCTGTAGCGCGATTTACCATGGATGGAAAATCCCCGTCGTATTCCTCACCGCTTATGTTGACGAGAAAACTGTCAACCGTGCAGCCGCCAGCAGACCCTTTGGCTACCTCATGAAACCGTATCATGCAAAAGAACTGTATGCAGCGCTGCAAGTGGCGCGCTCAAGGCATGATAGCGAAGCCGCTTTGGCGCGCTCAGAAGAACGTTTGTCAATCGCTTTAGAGGCCAGTGAGCTAGGAATTTGGGAATGGGAATCGGCTATCGATAACATCAAAGGCGATATTCAATTTGAACGCTTGTGTGGTGGCTTGCTCATTCCCCAAAATACGAAGATGGAATCCATGCTAGAGGCCATCCATATTGAAGATCGAGCACGCGTGCAATCGGCTTTTCAAAGAGCCGGTTTTTTCCACGTGCATTTTCGCGCGCAACGTCATACTGGCAATTACGCGTGGATAGAGCTGTATGGCAATCGCCGTGATCGCTTCGATGGTTCAAATGTGATCGTCGGCGCTATGCGCGATATCAGCATCCGCAAAGATATTGAAAACAAACTGCGGCAAGCCAGCGTAGTGTATAGCACGATCGCGGAAGGCATCATGATACTGGACGCGGGTGGGCGCATCACCTCAGTTAATCCGGCCTTTCGCAATTTGACCGGTTATGAACTGGCCGACATCGAGGGGCGCATTCCAGAGGAATTTTTGATCGTTCGCCAAGAAAACGATCCAGACTACACGAGCGTGGCAAAAACACCGAATGGCACATGGAGCAATGAAGGCATCTGCAAGTGTCACGATGGGCGCGTCTTCAACGCGCTCCAACAAATCTGCGTGGTGCGCGACGACGATGGTAATGCGATACAGTTCGTTCATACCATCTCCGATTTAAGCGCGATTCGTGCCACTGAAAAACAACTCGTTTATTTGGCTTATCACGATTCTTTGACAAAGTTGCCGAATCGACGCATGTTCATGGATAGACTCAAACATGCCATGGTTGCTGCAGATCGCAGTCAACATTACAGCGCCCTGCTCTTCATCGATTTAGATGACTTCAAAACATTGAATGACACTCTCGGGCATGACATGGGCGACCTCCTTTTAGAAGAGGTTGCTCGGCGTCTCAGCGCTGGCGTCAGAGAGTGCGATACGGTGGCGCGCTTAGGCGGTGATGAATTTATGGTCATGTTAGAGCAGCTCGGTCCAGATCGCGAACAGGCAATACATTATGCGGAGCGGGTCGCACGTAAATTGATTGCCCGCCTTGATCAAGAATATCAACTCGGCGTACACGACTATCGTTGCACACCCAGTGTTGGTGCCACCTTATTTCGGGGAAGTGAGCAAAATGCAGAGGAGCTAATTAAACAAGCCGACATCGCGATGTACCAATCGAAACGAGGTGGTCGCAATCAACTCAGTTTATTCGATCCCAAAATGCAGCAGTCGGTCATCAAACGCGCGAGTATCGAAGCTGAATTGCAGCGCGCACTCGAACGACATGAGCTTCGATTGCACTATCAAGTGCAAGTCGATGTATGGCGGCAAGCGATAGGCGCAGAAGCTCTTTTACGTTGGCATCATCCAAGTATGGGCTCCGTTCCTCCCAGCGATTTCATTCCGATTGCAGAAGAAACAGGCTTGATTCTTCCGATTGGTCATTGGGTGCTCAAAACGGCATGTCAGCAAATCCAAGCGTGGCAAGCAAGCCCAAAAACCGCACACTTGGTACTCGCAGTCAATGTGAGTGTCAAACAAATCCGCCAAAAGAACTTCTGTAGTTCTCTGCTTGGACTCATCGAACGTTTCCAAATCCCCCCTAGCTTGTTGAAACTAGAAATCACCGAAAGTCTACTCCTCGATGATGTTGAAGAAACGATCAAGACCATGTTAGAACTCAACAGAGTTGGCATTCGGTTCTCAATGGATGACTTTGGCGCTGGCTATTCTTCACTCCAATACTTACGTCGCCTGCCGTTAGAGCAACTCAAAATCGATCGATCCTTCATTCAAGATCTAGAGAATAGCAGCAGCGACAGGACCATCGTTCGGACCATCATCACCATGGCGCAAAGTCTGAATATCGACGTCATCGCTGAAGGCGTAGAGACGGAAGCGCAGCGGGAACTTCTACAAAGTAAAGGTTGCATCCACTATCAAGGATTCTTGTTTGGCAAGCCCGTCGATATTGAGCAATTCAATCGACTGTTAAGTTAG
- the arsC gene encoding arsenate reductase (glutaredoxin) (This arsenate reductase requires both glutathione and glutaredoxin to convert arsenate to arsenite, after which the efflux transporter formed by ArsA and ArsB can extrude the arsenite from the cell, providing resistance.), with protein MITIYHNPKCGTSRNTLALIRNAGIEPHIVEYLKTPLSMSELEELVAQIGVPVREIMRKKESQYVELQLDDAKWTPSELIEFMVQHPILMNRPIVKTSRGTRLCRPSEEVLDLLDMLNAPQRGAFTKEDGEKVIDEKGQRIMR; from the coding sequence ATGATTACGATCTATCACAATCCGAAATGCGGAACTTCACGCAATACCTTGGCCTTGATACGCAATGCTGGTATCGAGCCACATATCGTGGAATATCTTAAGACGCCACTTAGCATGTCTGAATTGGAAGAATTGGTCGCTCAAATCGGCGTGCCAGTCAGAGAAATAATGCGCAAGAAAGAATCGCAATATGTGGAACTTCAACTTGATGATGCAAAGTGGACGCCTTCCGAGCTTATCGAATTCATGGTGCAACATCCGATTCTGATGAATCGCCCTATCGTGAAGACAAGCAGAGGAACACGTTTGTGTCGTCCATCCGAGGAAGTATTAGATTTATTAGACATGTTGAATGCACCGCAACGCGGCGCATTCACAAAAGAGGATGGTGAAAAAGTGATTGATGAAAAAGGCCAGCGCATCATGCGCTGA
- a CDS encoding YciI family protein — MEKLNTEPSFDAALAKRLGADQMGMRSYVLVVLKSGPNKVAPGKERDEMFSGHFANMQTLAKAGKLVLAGPFDGKDGWRGLFIFAVASIDEARELTNTDPVIQKGEMVAEYHQWYGSAAVMEVSSIHARLTPPKAETEAHKK, encoded by the coding sequence TTGGAAAAGCTAAATACCGAACCAAGCTTCGATGCGGCACTAGCAAAACGTTTAGGCGCCGATCAAATGGGAATGCGCTCGTATGTTTTAGTGGTATTGAAGAGCGGCCCGAACAAAGTCGCGCCAGGTAAAGAGCGCGATGAGATGTTCTCTGGTCATTTCGCCAATATGCAAACACTCGCGAAAGCAGGAAAATTAGTACTCGCAGGGCCGTTTGATGGCAAAGATGGATGGCGTGGCCTATTCATCTTTGCTGTCGCGAGTATTGATGAAGCACGTGAACTTACCAATACCGATCCAGTAATTCAGAAAGGCGAAATGGTGGCCGAATACCACCAGTGGTATGGAAGCGCTGCCGTGATGGAGGTGTCATCCATTCATGCACGACTCACACCACCGAAAGCTGAGACCGAAGCCCATAAGAAATAA
- a CDS encoding MgtC/SapB family protein gives MDTLASYTSHFWSGAELGANSIIFLNLFGALLLGFVVGYERAYHGRAAGMRTYGLVCMASAALVVLAGYPDYWFGGRAIAPVSLDPSRTIQGIVTGIGFLGAGVIMKDGFSISGLTTAASLWASSAIGILVGVGFYAAAILLAFLSAACMIWVSRLEMWLPARQAVSVTMQFRPGFVPSESVVQRLAVERGYEVAASTMVITFKEDCVEWRFVAVALNRKQATAISELANELQKFEGVGSFQLAHARN, from the coding sequence ATGGATACGCTCGCTAGTTATACCTCGCATTTTTGGTCAGGCGCTGAGCTCGGTGCGAACTCGATCATTTTTTTGAATTTGTTTGGAGCGCTACTCTTGGGGTTCGTGGTGGGCTATGAACGTGCCTATCATGGTCGGGCAGCGGGGATGAGAACGTATGGCTTGGTTTGTATGGCATCCGCGGCCCTCGTGGTATTGGCTGGGTATCCGGACTATTGGTTTGGTGGTCGAGCCATTGCTCCGGTTTCATTGGATCCATCGCGCACCATTCAAGGCATTGTTACGGGGATAGGATTTCTTGGCGCTGGCGTGATTATGAAAGACGGCTTTAGTATTAGTGGCTTAACCACTGCCGCCTCCCTGTGGGCATCCTCCGCGATTGGTATTTTGGTAGGGGTTGGATTTTATGCGGCAGCGATATTATTGGCATTCTTATCGGCAGCCTGCATGATTTGGGTCTCGCGTCTGGAGATGTGGTTGCCGGCTCGGCAAGCTGTTTCGGTGACGATGCAATTTCGTCCAGGGTTTGTGCCGAGTGAGAGTGTGGTGCAACGTTTGGCCGTAGAGCGCGGTTACGAAGTGGCGGCGAGTACCATGGTTATCACCTTCAAAGAAGACTGTGTGGAGTGGAGATTTGTCGCGGTGGCGCTTAATCGAAAGCAAGCCACTGCTATAAGTGAATTGGCGAATGAATTGCAGAAGTTTGAGGGAGTGGGGTCGTTCCAACTCGCGCATGCGCGCAATTGA